A segment of the Candidatus Sumerlaea chitinivorans genome:
TGCCGCCTTGGAAGAACGACCAGATAGCATTGCGATCAAGACGGCACTTGCAGACGCCTACATCCTTGCTCGCGATTACGATCGGGCGCAAGCAGTGCTGACTGAGGTGCTAAGTCAGGAGACCACCAACGTTGAGGCCCTGATTATCAAAGCGCATCTTGCGATGAGCCGGGCGGAGGAGGCGGACGGCAAGGAGCGGGCCAAGCTTCTGGACGAAGCAGTCGAGGCCTTTGAGCAGGCCAAGCAAGTCCAACCCAAGAACTTGGATGTGTTGCGGGGTCTTGTGCAGGTCTACACTGCGAAACGGGACATCGAAAGAGTCATTCAGGCCTATCGCGACCTCGTAGCAGCAAACCCCAAGGATACGTACTCGATGTTTGTCCTCGCAAACATCCTTGCGCGCACGGGAAAGCGAGCGGAGGCGCGCGCGCTGTACGAAAAGGTGATCGAGCAACGCCGGGGGTTCGTGAATGGCTACATTTATCTGGGGCTGCTTTTGGAGGAAATGGGAGAGACGGCGGAAGCTCTCGAAACCTACAAACGAGCGCTACTCATCGAGCCGAGAAACCCCCAGCTCCAGCGCGTGTTTGAGAGCATGCTCGAGCGGATGACGCGAGGCAAAGGCCGACAGGCGTTCCTGAAAGAATACGCAAAATTCGCAAGCGAATACCCCTATTCGACGGAGATCCAACGGCTCTACGCGGATCAACTGGCGAAAGCCAACGACACTCAAGCGGCACTCCGTCAGTACCAGCGCGTGCTGGAACTCGATCCCGAAAATGTGGATGCACTTGTGGCTGCCGCTGGGTTGCTCGCGAAAGCGGGCAAATACGAGGAAGCCAGTCAGTATTACGCAAAGGCGATTGAGCTGGCGCCTGAGCGTAGCGAAATCTACGACGGCATGGCAACGACCTTCATGCAGGTCAAGGACCGCAAACAGGCCATTGCGGTCCTGCAAAAGGCGCTCCAGCTGAACCCCAAAGTCCCAATGCTCTACGTGAACATTGCGTCGCTTCTCCAGCAGGAAGGAAAGCCCGAGGAAGCGGAGAAGATCCTCGAGCAAGGCATCGAAAAGCTGGGAGAAAAGGCGGAATTCTTCATCGCCCTTGGCGAAATAGCGGAGCGCAAGAATGACCTTGCTAAGGCCACAACCGCCATCCGCAAGGCTTACGAACTTGCGCCCAGCAATCAGCTCCTCTTTGGTCGCCTGTTAGGACTGCTGGTGCGGCAGGAGCGCTTTTCGGAAGTTCCAGAACTTCTCAAGCAGGCAGAGAATACCTTTCGAGCGAATCTGACCGAATTCTACTTGCTGGTTGCAGAGACCTTCCTGAGTGAAGGGGTGCTCGACCGTGCAGCCGAATACTACGAAAAGGTCATTGAAGCGGCGCCAGATAAATTGCCGGGCTATGGTCGGCTTGTGCAGATTTACAACGTATTGGACCAGCACGAAAAGGCGCTTGCTGTCATTGAACGCGCTAAAAAGCAGTTCCCTGATAGCGAAGACGTGCAACGGATGCTCGCGGACACCTATCTGGATGCAAAAGAATATGCAAAAGCAGTCGAGATCTGTCGGAAGCTGATTGAGGCAAAGCCAAAGTCTCTGGACGGGTACCGACTGCTGGTGGACGCGCTCAACAAAGCAAACCGCTATGAAGAAGCGCTTGCAGCCGTGAAAGAAGCCGAACAACAAGTGGGCACCACGGAAGAGACTGAAGCCCTGCGGGCGGTCGCGCTCTTTCAGCAAAAACGCTACGACCAAGCTGCAGCCATTTTTACAAAGCTTGCGGAAAAGAAGAACAAGAACGCGGACTTCTACCTCTACATGCTTGGCTCGATTTACCTCGAGCAAAAACGCTTCGACCAAGCAGAGAAGATGCTGAGGCAAGCGATTGAACGGAATCCCTTGAACGATTCAGCGCTCAATGCCCTTGGCTACATGTTTGCTGAGCAAGGCCGGAATCTGGAAGAGGCGAAGGAGCTCATCGAGCGCGCCCTTGCAATCAACCCGAATGCTGGGCATATTCTGGATAGCTTGGGTTGGGTGTATTTCCGAATGAACAAACTCGAAGAGGCGCTTCGCTACGTGCAAAAGGCACATCGGCTCATGGGCGACGACCCAGAAATCCTCAAGCATCTTGGAGATATTTATAACGCGATGGGTAAGCGCGCGGAGGCGGTGGAATACTGGAAACGTTCGTTAGCGTTGGATCCGACTCAGGCAGACGTGAAAGCGAATCTGATGGCCTCAGAAAAAAAGAAAAAACAGAAATGAGGCAGACACATGGCCAAGAAAAAGCGTACGGAGAAATCAGCAGTTGTGCCCCCCCATACTCCCGCGTTGGGCACCGAAGCTCCCTCCTCTGAATCGGATTCGAGCTCGCGCCTTGGGGGAGCCACTCCTCAGCTTTTTCGGGTTCGAGACTACGTGCTGCTAAATGTCATTTTTGATCTTTTTTGCATTCTCCAGCTAATCCTGGCGCGGGCCGTGCTTCGGGAAACCACGGGGCTGTACTTCTTCTTCGGTCTGCTCATGGTGGGATTCCTTCTGGTGAGCATTTTTGATTACTTTTACGATCGGACCGTTTGGCCTCCATCGCGTGAGGGAAAAGCGTAGCTGATCTGCGAATACCTTTTCATCCATTCGTGGAGTGCGTTAAAGAATGACAAACAGCAGTGAGCCACTTACATCATCGCTGATACCCAACTATCCATTTACAGCGGTCGTCGAAGGCGGGGAGCACTCCCTGAGTGGTGTCGTTTTGGCTCAGCCGTCCAAGAACTACTCGACCCGCTACTTGTTGGCAGCGGCATTAGCGGAGGGCGAAAGCCTTGTGCACCGCGTTGCGGTCAGTGAGGATAGCGCAGCGCTGCAGCGTTGCTTGACGCAACTTGGGGCCCAGCTGCGATTCCGGGGGCCACTCTTGGGCACTCCACGCGATGAAGTTGCGGGATTGACGCTGGATCTGAGCGTGCGAGGTTTTGGCAAGCAGCCGCAGGTTCCGCCGGATGGCGTACTCAATGTTGGCAATGCAGGGGCTGTACTCCGCTTTCTACTCGCCATTAGCGCCTTACTGCCCAAGGTCACATTCGTCACAGACCGGCCGGAGTCGCTCGGTAAGCGTCCAAACGACGAATTGCTTGCTGCGCTCGAGCAGCTTGGTTGTCGCTGTGAGTCGCAGGCGGGGAAACTTCCCATTACGGTCTATGGTGAACAGCCCCATGGAGGGCAGGTGCAATTGAGTGGAGCGCGAAGCTCGCAGTTTCTGAGTGGACTGCTCTTTTTGGCACCGCTGGTGGGCGAACCTGTGGAGATTCGTATCGTCGATCGTCTGGTTTCCAAGGCTCCTGTAATGCAGACATTGGAAGTACTGGAGCGGTGCGGCGTACGCGTGACATATCATCCCGATCTTATGGAGTTCCATATCGAGCCCCAGGCCTACCACCCCGGGGAATTCTATGTGAATGGCGACTGGCCCGGGAGCGCTGCGCTGCTTGCAGCTGCAGCTGTGACCAACTCAGAAATTACGGTCGCTGGACTCTCCGACGACCAGCAAGGCGAGCGCTTAGCGGCTCGTGCGCTTGCCGATATGGGAGCGGCGGTAGAGTTTACAAGCACTGGAAACGGGCAGCCCACAGTGCGCCTTCGTGGCACAAGCCTAAAAGGAATCGAGTTTGACGGAGATTTAGCGACCGATGCCGTGCTTGCCTTGGTGGGGGCGGCTGCATTGGCGGAGGGGCGTTCCCGCTTCTACAACGTTGCCAACCTGCGCATCAAAGAGTGCGATCGGATTACGGAACCCTTGCAAGAACTGCGCAAAATTGGTGTGCGTTGCTGGGAAGGCAAGGAGATCGGCGACCCCGATCCGGATGCCATTATCATCGAAGGCAATCCGGATGGCTTCGAAGGCGGAGTCACAGTGGACGGCAGAGGTGACCACCGCGTAATTATGCTGCTCACCATTGTGGGGCTCCGATGTCGCAAAGGACTGCGCATTCGGGGCGCGAACCATGTGGCTAAGAGCTACCCGCTGTTTTTTAATCACCTCATCGGCCTTGGAGCAAGAATTCGGTTAGAGGAAGAGGGGGCTGCATGAAAGGCTGGTGGTCCGAAGTAGACGCGTGGGTCAGCCGCTGGCTCACGCCCGTGGTGAAGTGGCTGATTTATATTTGCGTCCTTGTTTTTGTTCTTCTGCCATTTGCACCAACTTTTTTCGTACGACTTCTGGGAGCAAGCTTCGAAACGACGATCCTTCAGCTTAGAGTGTGGCAACTTGTGACGTACGCCTTTGTGCACGCAAGTTTTTCCCACATTCTTTTCAATTTGTTAGCGCTTGGGATGTTTGGTACACGTTTGGAGCTGCGTTGGGGAAACCGCACTTTTTTGCGATTCGTGCTTGTGGTTGCGATTGGTGCGGTGCTCACGCACCTTTTGCTTACGCCCCTTCTTGGACAACAGCAAGTGATGATTGTTGGGATTTCTGGGGTTGTCTATGGCATCCTTTTGGCTTATGCGTACTATTATCCCGACGAGATCATCTATGTCCAATTCCTCATTCCGGTAAAGGCGAAGGTATTTGTGATTATCCTCGGGGTGTTGGCTTTCTTGTCCTCCATCGGGAACGTCAACAGTGGTGTCGCGCATCTGACTCATCTGGGAGGTCTGGTTGTGGCCTACTTATTTGTGAGATATCCTCAAATGTTTAGTCGCATCCCAGTCCCGGATTTTTGGAACCGGCGTTGGAGAGGATGGTGACTTACCCAGCAGAGAAATTTTTGCTGGGGGGTCATGTAGTTTTGGGCTTGAAGTGCTTCTTAGTCCATAAGTTTTGACGCAGGAACAAATAACTAATCTGAGAACGAGGAAGTCCATGTCGGACAAACCGAAACGACGTTTTTCTGAAAAGCACCTCTACTACGCGACCGTTGCTCTTATCGTTGTCTCCCTAATGCTCGTCGGGACATTTGCCCGGGCGGTGAAAAAGGCCGACGACGATCAGTTCTGGGAATTCACCGCCATGTTCAGCGAGATCTATAAGGAAATCCAAGAGCGCTATGTCGAAGAGGTGGACTCGAAAAAGCTTTTCGAAGGGGCGCTTCAGGGAATGTTCCTGACGCTGGATCCTCATTCGCAGTATCTTGATCCTGACAATTACAGCCAGCTGGAAAAGGACACGGAGGGTGCATTCAGTGGGGTCGGACTCCACATCACGATTCGTGATGGCGTGTTGACGGTTATTGCGCCGATTCCGGGGTCCCCAGCGGCAAAAGCGGGAGTGCGCCCGTGGGATCGCATCATTGAAATTGATGGCAAAAAAACGGAAGGTATCACCATCATCGAAGCCGTAAAGAAGCTCACCGGCCCATCTGGCACGACCGTGACCATCAAGGTCTATCGCGAGGGCGAGCCGGATTTCCTTACGTTCACTCTCGTGCGTAAAAACATCAAGGTGGAGAGCGTCTACTACAAGATGCTTGACGACAAAATTGGCTATGCGCGTGTGGCAAAATTCAGCGATGCGACGTCGCGAGACCTGCGCAAGGCCATCGAGTTCTTTAAAGAAAAGAACGCGAAGGGGATCATTCTGGATCTGCGGTTCAACGCAGGCGGCTTGCTGAAAGAGGCAATCGACGTTAGCAACCTTTTCCTGCCCAAAGGCAAAGTGATTGTCTCGACAAAAGGTCGCATGAAAAACCAGAATCAGGAATTCCGAGCAGAAAATGACCCAGTCACCGATCTCCCGTTGATCGTGCTTATCAATAAGGGAAGCGCCAGTGCCTCCGAAATTGTGGCTGGCGCAATCAAGGATCACCGCCGAGGAGTGATCCTTGGGGTCAAAGGATCGCGTAGCTACGGCAAAGGGTCAGTGCAAACGATTGAAGAGTTGGCGCACTCGTTTGAGAAAGACGAGAACGGCAACTATCGCCCTGCCGCGATCCGTCTGACCACAGCGCGCTATTACACGCCAAGCGGCGTTAGCATCGACAAGGTGGGGGTCACACCGGATATCGCCGTTGAGCTGCCCAAGGGACACGAGGGCGAGCTACTGAAGCACGGGCTTTATGGCGATCCGCCTATGGAAGAAGAAGAGGTGACGACCACTCCCTCGCGCTTCACGTGGAAGAGCAATCCGCTGGAGACGACCGCCCCTGCTGGCTCCACCCCCGCGCCATCGGACGATGAGCTCAATAACGAGGGCTCTCTCCAAGGCTCGGCTGTGAAATCCAAAGACGAACAAACTACCTTGCCCGAACCCAAGAAGATCATTCCTCTGGATCGCAAGCTCTTCCCCGATGCGGAGGTCGAGGGCGAAGCGAAGAAAGAAGAGAAGAAACCCAAGAAGAACGGGCAATTCGTGGACTATCAGCTCGAAGTTGCCCGGCGGCTCTTGCTCGACTATATTGAAAAAGGCAAAGATTTCTTCGCTCCGGATTCTGGCATGCCGCCAGCGGTGGCTTCTGGACAGGACCAAGCAACGTCCCAAGCGGTGAGCCTCGCGCAATAGGCGCTGCAGAGCGTAGCGATGTTGGATGCGAGCTTTGAGCTTGCGTCCCTCGCGTGCCGTCTCGCCATGGTGGATGCCATTCGCTATGCTGGCACACATTGATGAGCTCCGCCGAAGAGGCCTTGAGAATGACCAACCCCTTCGACAACCTGAATGGCCAAGCTTTCCTGAACGAGGGGCGTACTTGGCTCGGCGCTCAAGAAGCAGAGGAGCAATCGCGCCCGCTCACCGTCTACGAGCTCACGCGCGAACTTAAGCGTTTGCTGGAAGAGGCTTTCCGCTTCGTCTATGTCGAGGGCGAGGTTTCGAACTTCAAGCGTCACACCTCGGGGCATCTGTATTTCACCCTGAAGGATGAGGAAGACCGAGCTTCCATCAACTGCGTGATGTGGAAGACCGACGCGGTTCGGCTACGCTCCCTGCCCAAGGACGGCGACAAAGTAGAGGTGCGGGGAAGAATCACGGTTTACGAGCCGCGGGGTCAATATCAGATCGTGGTGAATGAAATTCGCCCCGCAGGACTCGGCCGTCTCTTCTTAGAATTTCAGCGGCTGAAGGAAAAGCTGGAACGCGAGGGGCTCTTCGCGCCAGAACGCAAGCGACCTCTGCCTCCCTTCCCCCGAGCGATTGGGGTGGTCACGTCGCAAACTGGGGCAGCAATTCGTGATATTCTGAAAGTTTTGGGACGGCGTGCGCCGCAGATTCCTGTTTTCATCTACCCGGTGAGGGTGCAGGGGGCCGAAGCGGCACGGGAGATTGCACACGGAATCCAACGCATGAACGAACTCGCGCTGGCCGACGTGCTCATTGTGGGACGTGGCGGCGGCTCGCTCGAGGATCTCTGGGCTTTCAATGAGGAGGTCGTTGCACGAGCGATCGCGGCATCCAGCATTCCGGTCATTTCAGCAGTGGGGCACGAGGTAGACTTTACAATCGCTGACTTTGTGGCGGACGTGCGAGCTCCTACCCCGTCTGCCGCTGCAGAAATCGTGGCCAAGAGTTCAGGGGAGCTGCTTGAACAGATAAGTGCCTTGCGCAGGCGCCTTGTGCACACGATTGATCGACGCTTAGCTCCCTTACGCGAAGTACGCCACCTTCGGCAACGCATGGTGGGCGCAGTTCAACGACGTTGCACCCGACTCGAAACCGCTTTGCAGCTGCGAGCTCGCATCATCCAAAGCGTTCGATTGCGTGTGAGCGCTTACCAGAGCGCGATTACGCGCTTTTCCGATCTCCTGCGACTGCAACGGCCCATGTCGATCGTGAACGAAACTCGCCAGCGACTGGACGACCTTGTGGAGAGGGCTGCTGCTGCGTTCAGCGAGCGTCTCGCACGGGCAAAACATTGCGCTGAATTACTCAGCGCTCGCCTGAAGGCGCTGGATCCTACAAGTATTCTCGCACGAGGCTACTCGATCACCTACGACGCGGCGACACATCAGATTCTGAGACGAGCTGACGACACCGCGCCGGGCCGTGTGGTGAGGGTAGTGCTTCATCAGGGCGAACTTCGGGCAAACGTGGTGGCAACAACTGGTGCTCAGGATTGCGGAGGGCAGCACTCGTCCGCTCCCTCGGCGCCACAACCCGAGCTCCCTCTATTCACTCCTGACGACGAGCGGGGGACCCAGCAGTGACCGAATTGCTTGATCAGCCGGGTGGTGAAAAACTGCTGGCGCAGACGAAACAAACGTCAGCTATCCGGTCGATGTTCGACCGGATCTCGCCCACCTACGATTTGCTGAATCATCTCCTGAGCTTCAACGTGGATCGTTACTGGCGTCGGGTTACTGCGGAGGTTGTGGTGGCGCATCAACCTGAGCGCGTCCTCGACGTCTGTTGTGGGACGGGAGATCTGGCGCTTGCTCTCCGGCGAGCAGCAATGCGGAAAGGATTGAATCTGAAGTGTATCGCCACGGATTTTGCCCCAGCAATGGTATGTCGCGCAGCCCAGAAGTTCGCCGCAACTGACCAGTCTGCCGCAGGATCGTTGAAAGCCGCAATTGCTGACACACTGCAGCTCCCATTTCGTGATAACACTTTTGACGCGGTGACGGTAGCCTTCGGAATCCGCAACGTGGCGGACTTAGATGCAGGCCTGCGCGAGCTGGCCCGAGTGGTCCGGCCGGGAGGAATGGTCGCAATTCTCGAGTTTTCGCAACCACGATCCCGCGTGTTCGCTCCGCTGTACCGTTTCTACAGCTTTCGGGTCATGCCGTGGGTTGGAAAATTGATTTCTGGTACGCGCGCTTACGCTTACCTGCCTGCGTCCGTGGATGCCTTCCCAAGCGGGGAAGAATTCTTGAAACGTCTGCATGCTGCGTGCCACGGGGTCGTATGTTTGCGCGAACTGACCTTTGGGATTGCCACCCTTTACTGCGGGACCGTGGCTAAGCCGGGCGCCTCCAGTGATGCCCAACCCGCTACAGGAGGTGCCTAATCGCTAACTCTGACGCACCCCCTCACTTCTCCTGAACAGAGAGAGCAAAGGTGATGATCGCCTCGCAGGCCAATTCCCCATTCGCGTAGATTTTGCCCGCTGTTTTCCCGATCGTTTTTCGGCGATAGGTTTCCTCAACCTCGATACGCAGGACGTCGCCGGGCTGGACGATGCGTCGGAACTTTGCCTGATCCACTCCAGCGAGGAGAGCCAGGCTGTTGCCGCCTTCGCGTGCAAGGGCCAAAACAGCCCCTACCTGCGCCATTGCTTCGATCATGAGGACGCCGGGCATGACGGGCCGCTGGGGGAAATGCCCCTGAAAGAACCACTCGTTCATGGTCACGCATTTAGTTCCCACCACGCGCGTCTCGCTGATCTCGTCAATCCGGTCGACAAGGAGGAACGGATAACGATGGGGCAAAATCTCCCGGATCTGATTGATGTCCAGTGGAGCCTTCAAATCAAAAGGTTTATCGTTACTCACAGTGCAAGTTCCTTTCGCAAGAATTCTACGAACATGGCATTGACGCGATGTCCACCACGCCAAACAAGGAAATGACCAGTCAACGGCGTTCCCACAAGCGCAAGATCGCCAATGAAATCAAGGATTTTATGGCGTACCGGCTCGTCCGGGA
Coding sequences within it:
- a CDS encoding TPR domain protein, which gives rise to MRPYTHRFSIRWIPCALLALGLSIGFAQDAAPTTSNHDSALSPTKEQYLNTTGAVRMMETVKLPRPRHAETTQTFRLGSLWKQLLASMGMTPDDLFVFVGTPYLSPEDQGDIQARRHYWLGQYYLEMEQPAQAVGEFRAALEERPDSIAIKTALADAYILARDYDRAQAVLTEVLSQETTNVEALIIKAHLAMSRAEEADGKERAKLLDEAVEAFEQAKQVQPKNLDVLRGLVQVYTAKRDIERVIQAYRDLVAANPKDTYSMFVLANILARTGKRAEARALYEKVIEQRRGFVNGYIYLGLLLEEMGETAEALETYKRALLIEPRNPQLQRVFESMLERMTRGKGRQAFLKEYAKFASEYPYSTEIQRLYADQLAKANDTQAALRQYQRVLELDPENVDALVAAAGLLAKAGKYEEASQYYAKAIELAPERSEIYDGMATTFMQVKDRKQAIAVLQKALQLNPKVPMLYVNIASLLQQEGKPEEAEKILEQGIEKLGEKAEFFIALGEIAERKNDLAKATTAIRKAYELAPSNQLLFGRLLGLLVRQERFSEVPELLKQAENTFRANLTEFYLLVAETFLSEGVLDRAAEYYEKVIEAAPDKLPGYGRLVQIYNVLDQHEKALAVIERAKKQFPDSEDVQRMLADTYLDAKEYAKAVEICRKLIEAKPKSLDGYRLLVDALNKANRYEEALAAVKEAEQQVGTTEETEALRAVALFQQKRYDQAAAIFTKLAEKKNKNADFYLYMLGSIYLEQKRFDQAEKMLRQAIERNPLNDSALNALGYMFAEQGRNLEEAKELIERALAINPNAGHILDSLGWVYFRMNKLEEALRYVQKAHRLMGDDPEILKHLGDIYNAMGKRAEAVEYWKRSLALDPTQADVKANLMASEKKKKQK
- a CDS encoding 5-Enolpyruvylshikimate-3-phosphate synthase, which gives rise to MTNSSEPLTSSLIPNYPFTAVVEGGEHSLSGVVLAQPSKNYSTRYLLAAALAEGESLVHRVAVSEDSAALQRCLTQLGAQLRFRGPLLGTPRDEVAGLTLDLSVRGFGKQPQVPPDGVLNVGNAGAVLRFLLAISALLPKVTFVTDRPESLGKRPNDELLAALEQLGCRCESQAGKLPITVYGEQPHGGQVQLSGARSSQFLSGLLFLAPLVGEPVEIRIVDRLVSKAPVMQTLEVLERCGVRVTYHPDLMEFHIEPQAYHPGEFYVNGDWPGSAALLAAAAVTNSEITVAGLSDDQQGERLAARALADMGAAVEFTSTGNGQPTVRLRGTSLKGIEFDGDLATDAVLALVGAAALAEGRSRFYNVANLRIKECDRITEPLQELRKIGVRCWEGKEIGDPDPDAIIIEGNPDGFEGGVTVDGRGDHRVIMLLTIVGLRCRKGLRIRGANHVAKSYPLFFNHLIGLGARIRLEEEGAA
- a CDS encoding GlpG protein (membrane protein of glp regulon), with amino-acid sequence MKGWWSEVDAWVSRWLTPVVKWLIYICVLVFVLLPFAPTFFVRLLGASFETTILQLRVWQLVTYAFVHASFSHILFNLLALGMFGTRLELRWGNRTFLRFVLVVAIGAVLTHLLLTPLLGQQQVMIVGISGVVYGILLAYAYYYPDEIIYVQFLIPVKAKVFVIILGVLAFLSSIGNVNSGVAHLTHLGGLVVAYLFVRYPQMFSRIPVPDFWNRRWRGW
- a CDS encoding Carboxyl-terminal protease, producing the protein MSDKPKRRFSEKHLYYATVALIVVSLMLVGTFARAVKKADDDQFWEFTAMFSEIYKEIQERYVEEVDSKKLFEGALQGMFLTLDPHSQYLDPDNYSQLEKDTEGAFSGVGLHITIRDGVLTVIAPIPGSPAAKAGVRPWDRIIEIDGKKTEGITIIEAVKKLTGPSGTTVTIKVYREGEPDFLTFTLVRKNIKVESVYYKMLDDKIGYARVAKFSDATSRDLRKAIEFFKEKNAKGIILDLRFNAGGLLKEAIDVSNLFLPKGKVIVSTKGRMKNQNQEFRAENDPVTDLPLIVLINKGSASASEIVAGAIKDHRRGVILGVKGSRSYGKGSVQTIEELAHSFEKDENGNYRPAAIRLTTARYYTPSGVSIDKVGVTPDIAVELPKGHEGELLKHGLYGDPPMEEEEVTTTPSRFTWKSNPLETTAPAGSTPAPSDDELNNEGSLQGSAVKSKDEQTTLPEPKKIIPLDRKLFPDAEVEGEAKKEEKKPKKNGQFVDYQLEVARRLLLDYIEKGKDFFAPDSGMPPAVASGQDQATSQAVSLAQ
- a CDS encoding Exodeoxyribonuclease VII large subunit, whose translation is MTNPFDNLNGQAFLNEGRTWLGAQEAEEQSRPLTVYELTRELKRLLEEAFRFVYVEGEVSNFKRHTSGHLYFTLKDEEDRASINCVMWKTDAVRLRSLPKDGDKVEVRGRITVYEPRGQYQIVVNEIRPAGLGRLFLEFQRLKEKLEREGLFAPERKRPLPPFPRAIGVVTSQTGAAIRDILKVLGRRAPQIPVFIYPVRVQGAEAAREIAHGIQRMNELALADVLIVGRGGGSLEDLWAFNEEVVARAIAASSIPVISAVGHEVDFTIADFVADVRAPTPSAAAEIVAKSSGELLEQISALRRRLVHTIDRRLAPLREVRHLRQRMVGAVQRRCTRLETALQLRARIIQSVRLRVSAYQSAITRFSDLLRLQRPMSIVNETRQRLDDLVERAAAAFSERLARAKHCAELLSARLKALDPTSILARGYSITYDAATHQILRRADDTAPGRVVRVVLHQGELRANVVATTGAQDCGGQHSSAPSAPQPELPLFTPDDERGTQQ
- a CDS encoding 2-heptaprenyl-1,4-naphthoquinone methyltransferase: MTELLDQPGGEKLLAQTKQTSAIRSMFDRISPTYDLLNHLLSFNVDRYWRRVTAEVVVAHQPERVLDVCCGTGDLALALRRAAMRKGLNLKCIATDFAPAMVCRAAQKFAATDQSAAGSLKAAIADTLQLPFRDNTFDAVTVAFGIRNVADLDAGLRELARVVRPGGMVAILEFSQPRSRVFAPLYRFYSFRVMPWVGKLISGTRAYAYLPASVDAFPSGEEFLKRLHAACHGVVCLRELTFGIATLYCGTVAKPGASSDAQPATGGA
- a CDS encoding 3-hydroxyacyl-[acyl-carrier-protein] dehydratase, FabZ form produces the protein MSNDKPFDLKAPLDINQIREILPHRYPFLLVDRIDEISETRVVGTKCVTMNEWFFQGHFPQRPVMPGVLMIEAMAQVGAVLALAREGGNSLALLAGVDQAKFRRIVQPGDVLRIEVEETYRRKTIGKTAGKIYANGELACEAIITFALSVQEK